In a genomic window of Accipiter gentilis chromosome 23, bAccGen1.1, whole genome shotgun sequence:
- the LOC126049921 gene encoding urocortin-3-like, translating into MSPSVGRRWSWGQDKSQGLAGSRANPSSWSPHLEALPEHQRDKDLLKMRAVRPWQRDGGGRCSAPAVCSPQALLAVRRCRTLLTFLVVLGVPARAWKGPSHEQLPPAPRAGDGGKLTKQETTGANETLPDLPKMRRGDHGSGEGSYPDKASPPLLEGSARKALPWPMSPAAKRPAPRKKARKVSLSLDVPTHVLKILLDLAREKELQAKAAANAELMARLGRRK; encoded by the exons ATGTCACCCTCCGTGGGCCGGAGGTGGAGCTGGGGGCAGGATAAGAGTCAGGGcttggcagggagcagggcaaacCCCAGCTCGTGGTCGCCGCACCTGGAAGCATTGCCTGAACATCAGAGGGACAAGGACCTGCTGAAAATG AGGGCTGTGAGGCCATGGCAGCGTGATGGGGGGGGACGATGCTCAGCGCCGGCTGTGTGCTCCCCGCAGGCACTCCTGGCCGTGCGGCGCTGCAGGACGCTGCTCACCTTCCTGGTGGTCCTCGGGGTGCCAGCGAGAGCCTGGAAGGGGCCAAGCCATGAGCAGCTCCCACCAGCCCCTCgagctggggatggagggaagcTGACGAAGCAGGAAACCACCGGTGCTAACGAGACGCTGCCAGATCTCCCTAAAATGAGGAGGGGTGACCACGGATCTGGGGAAGGGTCTTATCCAGACAAAGCCAGCCCGCCACTGCTAGAGGGGTCAGCAAGAAAAGCATTGCCCTGGCCGATGAGCCCAGCTGCCAAGAGACCTGCTCCCAGGAAAAAGGCGAGAAAGGTGTCCCTGTCACTTGATGTCCCCACCCATGTACTGAAAATCCTGCTCGACCTGGCCAGAGAGAAGGAGCTGCAGGCCAAGGCGGCCGCCAATGCCGAGCTGATGGCCCGTCTCGGGCGCAGGAAATAA